One Brumimicrobium sp. DNA window includes the following coding sequences:
- a CDS encoding IS1595 family transposase, which translates to MKTVRGLSRKEFDRKFGTNEQCLIYLTTKKWGDSYVCTRCGKNDYVKGKKQFNRRCSNCGYEESPIANTLFHNIKFDIYKAFGMVYEMMTNKKGASSMRLGELFEISQNTAWLFRCKIQSYLKSSGEHLLTGLVHVDEFEVGTPKKGKQGRAKTDEKARAIIAVEIRKNKHRKNKSVIGNAYVKVIKDFSEESLRPIFNEHIDKLAEIVTDKWSSYQPIAKDYPNMKQVLSNNGANFPEIHVQIRNFKNWLRGTHSFCDWNKLQHYINEYIYRLNRRNHRGSMVDKLFDRFLNEKAPNYKSLTALTT; encoded by the coding sequence ATGAAGACAGTTAGAGGTTTAAGTAGAAAGGAGTTTGATAGGAAATTTGGTACAAATGAACAATGTCTAATTTATTTGACAACGAAGAAATGGGGTGATAGTTATGTCTGCACAAGATGTGGCAAGAATGATTATGTAAAGGGTAAAAAGCAATTTAATAGACGTTGTTCCAACTGCGGATATGAAGAAAGTCCAATTGCTAATACTTTGTTCCACAACATAAAGTTTGATATATACAAAGCTTTTGGAATGGTTTATGAGATGATGACCAATAAAAAAGGAGCGAGTAGTATGCGTCTTGGTGAGTTATTTGAGATTTCCCAGAATACAGCTTGGTTATTTAGATGTAAAATCCAAAGCTATCTCAAAAGTAGCGGTGAACATTTACTAACTGGTCTCGTCCACGTTGATGAGTTTGAGGTCGGAACACCTAAAAAAGGAAAGCAAGGGAGGGCAAAAACAGATGAAAAAGCAAGAGCTATTATAGCTGTTGAAATCCGTAAAAATAAACATCGTAAAAACAAATCAGTTATCGGAAATGCTTATGTAAAGGTAATAAAGGACTTTAGTGAGGAATCATTAAGACCAATTTTCAATGAACATATTGACAAACTAGCTGAAATAGTTACTGACAAATGGTCAAGTTATCAACCGATAGCAAAAGATTACCCCAACATGAAACAAGTCCTATCAAATAATGGAGCTAATTTTCCAGAAATTCATGTACAGATAAGAAATTTTAAGAACTGGCTTAGAGGAACTCACTCCTTTTGCGATTGGAATAAACTTCAACACTATATAAACGAGTATATCTATCGTTTGAATAGGAGAAACCACAGAGGTTCTATGGTTGATAAGTTATTCGATAGGTTTCTAAATGAAAAGGCTCCGAATTACAAGAGTTTAACAGCTTTAACGACTTAA
- a CDS encoding acyl-CoA dehydrogenase family protein, giving the protein MKSDLYTHPDYYMMDDLLTDEHKLIRDTARNWVKKEVSPIIDEHFENATFPNQILNGLGEIGAFGPYIPEEYGGPGLDQISYGLIMQELERCDSGIRSTASVQSSLVMYPIWKYGTEEQKHKYLPKLATGEFMGCFGLTEPDHGSNPAGMVTNFKDMGDHYLLNGAKMWISNAPFADIAVVWAKDEAGRIHGLIVEKGMEGFSTPEMTGKLSLRASSTGELIFVNVKVPKENILPGRSGLGAPLSCLDSARYGIAWGALGAAMDCYDQALRYSKERTQFGVPIAAFQLTQKKLAEMITEITKSQLLLFRLGQLRNDGKATSAQISMAKRNSVEVALNIAREARQMLGAMGITSEFSIMRHMANLESVVTYEGTHDIHLLITGADITGISAFTRDLPNK; this is encoded by the coding sequence ATGAAATCAGATTTGTACACGCATCCCGATTATTATATGATGGATGATTTATTGACAGATGAGCATAAATTAATTCGTGATACCGCCAGAAATTGGGTTAAGAAAGAAGTTTCACCCATTATAGATGAGCATTTTGAAAATGCCACTTTTCCTAATCAGATTCTAAATGGTTTGGGGGAGATTGGTGCTTTTGGTCCATACATTCCTGAAGAGTATGGAGGACCAGGTCTTGACCAAATTTCCTATGGATTAATTATGCAAGAGCTTGAAAGATGTGATAGTGGTATTCGTTCAACGGCCTCCGTACAGAGTTCCCTAGTCATGTATCCGATTTGGAAATATGGAACAGAAGAACAAAAGCATAAATATTTACCTAAATTAGCTACAGGTGAATTCATGGGATGTTTTGGTTTAACTGAACCTGACCATGGTTCTAATCCTGCTGGTATGGTTACTAATTTTAAAGATATGGGAGATCATTATCTTTTAAATGGTGCAAAGATGTGGATTTCGAATGCCCCATTTGCTGATATTGCGGTAGTTTGGGCAAAAGATGAAGCAGGAAGGATTCACGGTTTAATTGTAGAAAAAGGAATGGAAGGATTTTCGACTCCCGAGATGACAGGTAAATTATCTCTTCGTGCTTCTTCTACTGGAGAATTAATCTTTGTAAACGTAAAAGTTCCAAAAGAAAATATACTACCTGGTAGAAGCGGTTTAGGTGCTCCTTTATCCTGTTTAGACTCTGCAAGATATGGTATTGCTTGGGGAGCATTAGGAGCTGCCATGGATTGTTATGATCAAGCCCTACGATATTCTAAAGAAAGAACACAGTTCGGTGTTCCAATTGCTGCATTTCAACTCACTCAAAAAAAATTAGCGGAAATGATTACAGAAATAACAAAGAGTCAGCTACTTTTATTTCGTTTGGGTCAATTAAGAAATGATGGGAAAGCTACAAGTGCTCAAATTTCTATGGCTAAAAGAAATAGTGTGGAAGTTGCTCTAAACATTGCTAGAGAAGCTAGACAAATGCTTGGAGCCATGGGTATTACATCTGAATTCTCTATCATGAGACACATGGCAAACTTAGAATCTGTTGTTACGTATGAAGGAACTCATGACATTCATCTATTGATAACTGGAGCTGATATAACTGGGATTTCAGCTTTTACTAGAGATTTACCAAATAAATAA
- a CDS encoding DUF4271 domain-containing protein, giving the protein MILKYTKEYTFYYLLLALYKPPFKIPYSKNELRYFGGYNLLLLLNFFLISSLTMYMIMTYYNIHVEYAILLPTGYYFFRLLSHVFVGAVSGVSKDLGENIFLTNTIAHIIGVISIPFLLAWILNPQYSIYFIVIFVFIFGLLHIAQIWRGFFIALRNNIRWYYIILYLCTLEILPIILIYMLYKV; this is encoded by the coding sequence ATGATATTAAAATATACCAAAGAATATACTTTCTATTATCTGTTATTAGCATTATACAAACCACCTTTTAAAATACCATATTCCAAAAATGAATTAAGGTATTTTGGCGGATATAATCTATTATTACTTCTTAACTTTTTTTTAATATCTTCTCTAACCATGTATATGATAATGACCTATTATAATATTCATGTTGAGTATGCTATTCTTCTTCCTACAGGCTATTACTTTTTTCGATTGCTTTCACATGTTTTTGTTGGAGCAGTTTCGGGAGTATCTAAAGATCTGGGAGAGAATATTTTCTTAACAAATACTATAGCACATATTATTGGAGTTATATCTATTCCTTTTCTTTTAGCTTGGATTCTAAATCCACAATACTCAATTTATTTTATTGTCATTTTTGTGTTTATTTTTGGTTTATTACATATTGCTCAAATATGGAGAGGTTTTTTTATTGCTTTGCGGAATAATATACGGTGGTATTACATAATTTTGTATCTTTGCACTTTGGAAATTTTACCTATTATACTTATTTATATGTTATATAAGGTTTAA
- a CDS encoding uroporphyrinogen-III synthase: protein MSIRTILVSQPEPADNKNPYASLAEKYDLKVDFRPFVQVEGINLTDFRAQKVDFANYTAVIMTSKNAIDHYFRMAEECRYEVPTTMKYFCISEAVAYYLQKYVTYRKRKIFFGKQTIQELMVAIKKHKGEKFLLPCTDILRDSIPEALDTEGVQFQKVVLYRTVASDLSDLEDVYYDVLVFFSPSGIESLLKNFPDFKQNKTLIAAFGPTTAKAVLDNNLRLDINAPQPQIPSMSMAIEQYIKDSKKKSKKIG, encoded by the coding sequence TTGAGTATTCGAACCATTTTAGTTTCGCAACCGGAACCAGCAGATAATAAGAATCCTTATGCATCGTTGGCTGAAAAGTACGATTTAAAAGTTGATTTTAGACCTTTTGTGCAAGTAGAAGGTATTAATTTGACCGATTTTAGGGCACAGAAAGTTGATTTTGCTAATTATACTGCTGTAATTATGACTTCAAAGAATGCCATTGATCATTATTTTAGAATGGCTGAAGAATGCAGATATGAAGTCCCTACCACAATGAAATATTTTTGTATTTCAGAGGCGGTTGCATATTATCTTCAAAAGTATGTAACATATAGAAAACGTAAAATTTTCTTTGGGAAACAGACTATTCAAGAATTGATGGTGGCTATTAAGAAGCATAAAGGAGAAAAATTTTTATTACCCTGTACTGATATTTTGAGAGATAGTATCCCAGAAGCATTAGATACTGAAGGAGTACAGTTTCAGAAAGTTGTTTTATATAGAACTGTCGCCTCAGATTTATCGGATTTAGAGGATGTATATTATGATGTGTTAGTTTTCTTTTCACCTTCAGGAATTGAATCTCTATTAAAAAACTTCCCTGATTTTAAACAAAATAAAACGCTTATTGCTGCATTTGGACCTACAACAGCAAAGGCTGTTTTAGATAACAATCTACGTTTAGATATCAATGCACCACAGCCTCAGATACCTTCTATGTCGATGGCTATTGAGCAATATATAAAGGACTCTAAGAAGAAAAGTAAAAAAATTGGATAA
- a CDS encoding transglycosylase domain-containing protein — protein sequence MAKLKNKESLTSKRTFLSRIVVIGIWLGGMMPLLFILYLRYFQTDNSSLPSASMLENPEELLATTVYADDGITELGKYWKVNRTSIPYKEISPYVISALIATEDERFEEHSGIDFKAVGRSVVSLGSAGGASTISQQLAKLIFTLKEREERDNSLQENSGPTQEEERKSKMNKIERRLFEKVKENVIALRLERRYSKDEIIAMYLNQFDFLYNAVGISSAAHVYFNKKASDLTPDEAAILVGMCKNPGLYNPYSYTVRDYRDRVASRNGINKKDVSLVQIREEKQKDSLRTIQRRNVVLYQWYKSSNRGNDALTSKITKEQYDSLIALPLHVDYQVVDHREGLAPYFRESLRKKVTQMLKEKTIDGKYKISKENGQPYNIYEDGLKIYTSINPDIQKYAEAAVVKHLKNNLQKPFTKNNLRSKNYPFAYDITQENVDRLMNNARKRSNRYIEMKLRGIPEKEILASFETPIPMKVFSWEGDFDTIMTPNDSIRWYKNVMRAGLVSVEPQTGFIKAWVGGPDFAHFSYDHVAQGKRQVGSTIKPFVYSAGMQFGVITPCETTPNIPYCVDVQTGPKPENMKQWCPRNAGVDMDGKPVSFEKGLANSMNNITVAVMARMGGTAGPRAVAKLMRDLNIDLREEDIVPAMCLGVMDLSLLEMISAQATFVNGGIYNEPSAIIRIEDRNGNTIYEHEPVSKEAMSEDLAYATLQLMENVVLYGTGASLRGTWRGDWGGITYPTAGKTGTTQHNTDGWFMALTPDLATGVWVGAEDGAIRFRSMEWGQGARLALPIYGYMMQGVYKDPNIHISKDGFEAPFGYENSIYNCRGNSNDTNNSNDPFKI from the coding sequence ATGGCTAAACTAAAAAATAAAGAGAGTCTTACTTCTAAAAGAACATTTCTTTCAAGGATAGTTGTTATTGGTATATGGCTTGGAGGTATGATGCCTTTGTTATTTATCTTATATTTAAGATACTTTCAAACAGACAACTCTTCTTTACCTTCTGCTTCTATGTTAGAGAATCCTGAAGAATTATTAGCCACTACTGTATATGCAGATGATGGAATCACTGAGTTGGGTAAGTACTGGAAAGTGAATAGAACGAGTATCCCTTATAAGGAAATTTCTCCGTATGTTATATCTGCCTTAATTGCAACTGAAGATGAGCGATTTGAAGAACATTCAGGTATCGACTTTAAGGCTGTAGGAAGGTCCGTGGTGAGTTTAGGATCAGCAGGTGGTGCTTCTACTATTTCTCAACAATTAGCAAAGTTAATCTTTACCTTGAAGGAGAGAGAAGAAAGAGATAATTCGTTACAAGAAAATTCAGGCCCTACCCAAGAAGAGGAGCGTAAGAGTAAAATGAATAAGATTGAGCGTCGACTTTTTGAGAAAGTGAAAGAAAATGTTATTGCTCTTCGTTTAGAGAGACGCTATTCAAAAGATGAAATTATTGCGATGTATTTGAATCAATTTGACTTCTTGTATAATGCAGTAGGGATATCGAGTGCAGCCCATGTTTATTTTAATAAAAAGGCATCGGATTTAACCCCTGATGAGGCAGCTATTTTAGTAGGTATGTGCAAAAACCCAGGACTATACAATCCATACAGCTATACTGTAAGGGATTATAGAGATAGAGTGGCAAGTAGAAATGGGATAAATAAGAAAGATGTTTCCTTAGTACAAATCAGAGAAGAAAAACAGAAGGATTCTTTACGAACGATTCAAAGGCGTAATGTTGTTTTATATCAATGGTATAAGAGTTCTAACAGAGGAAATGATGCTTTAACCAGTAAAATCACTAAAGAGCAATACGATAGTTTGATAGCTTTACCTCTCCATGTAGATTATCAGGTGGTAGATCATAGGGAGGGATTAGCTCCATATTTCAGAGAAAGTCTTCGAAAGAAGGTGACTCAGATGTTGAAAGAGAAGACAATAGATGGGAAATACAAAATTAGTAAAGAAAATGGTCAGCCATATAATATCTATGAAGATGGTTTGAAAATCTATACTTCTATAAATCCTGATATTCAAAAATATGCAGAGGCTGCAGTTGTAAAACATTTAAAGAATAATCTCCAAAAACCATTTACAAAGAATAACCTCCGTTCAAAAAATTATCCATTTGCGTATGATATAACGCAAGAGAACGTTGACAGACTTATGAATAATGCTCGTAAACGTTCAAATAGATATATAGAAATGAAGCTACGAGGAATTCCAGAAAAGGAGATTTTGGCAAGTTTCGAAACCCCAATTCCTATGAAAGTATTTTCTTGGGAGGGGGATTTTGATACTATCATGACGCCAAATGATTCTATTCGTTGGTATAAAAATGTAATGCGAGCTGGATTGGTTTCTGTGGAGCCTCAAACAGGTTTTATTAAAGCTTGGGTAGGAGGGCCTGATTTTGCACATTTCTCCTATGATCACGTGGCTCAAGGAAAGCGCCAGGTGGGATCTACAATCAAGCCTTTTGTGTATTCAGCAGGAATGCAGTTTGGAGTAATTACTCCTTGTGAAACCACACCTAATATTCCATATTGTGTTGATGTCCAAACAGGTCCTAAGCCAGAAAATATGAAGCAATGGTGTCCTAGAAATGCAGGAGTAGATATGGATGGAAAACCAGTGTCTTTTGAGAAAGGATTAGCTAATTCTATGAATAATATTACCGTTGCAGTAATGGCTAGAATGGGTGGGACTGCTGGGCCAAGAGCCGTTGCTAAGTTAATGCGCGATCTTAATATTGATTTAAGAGAGGAAGATATTGTTCCTGCAATGTGTTTGGGTGTTATGGATTTATCTCTTTTAGAGATGATATCTGCACAAGCAACATTTGTAAATGGTGGTATCTATAACGAACCTTCTGCAATTATTCGTATTGAAGACAGGAATGGAAATACGATATATGAGCATGAGCCAGTTTCCAAAGAGGCTATGTCAGAAGATTTAGCTTATGCTACTCTACAATTAATGGAAAATGTAGTATTATACGGTACGGGAGCAAGTTTGCGTGGAACGTGGAGAGGAGATTGGGGAGGGATTACCTATCCAACAGCAGGGAAAACAGGTACCACACAACACAACACAGATGGATGGTTTATGGCATTAACTCCTGACTTAGCAACAGGTGTATGGGTAGGAGCTGAAGATGGTGCAATCCGTTTCCGATCTATGGAGTGGGGACAAGGAGCTAGGTTGGCTTTGCCAATTTATGGTTATATGATGCAAGGAGTTTATAAAGACCCAAATATTCATATTTCTAAAGATGGTTTTGAAGCCCCCTTCGGCTATGAGAATTCCATATATAATTGTCGGGGAAATAGTAATGACACAAATAATTCAAATGACCCATTTAAGATATAA
- a CDS encoding CoA transferase subunit A: MRKTVENVEKACEDIKDGATIMFGGFGLCGIPENTIAYLEKKGVKNLTCISNNAGVDDFGLGLLLHKKQIKKMISSYVGENEEFERQMLSGELEVDLIPQGTLAERCRAGGAGIPAFYTPAGYGTEVAEGKEVRVFNDKPHILETALTADYAIVKAWKGDTEGNLIYKGTARNFNPVMAMAGKITIAEVEELVPAGALDPNQIHTPGIFVQRIFQGQKFEKRIEQRTVRKRN, from the coding sequence ATGAGAAAGACAGTAGAAAATGTAGAGAAAGCTTGTGAAGACATTAAAGATGGTGCTACTATTATGTTTGGTGGATTCGGACTATGTGGAATCCCTGAAAATACTATTGCATATTTAGAAAAGAAAGGAGTTAAGAATTTAACTTGTATATCCAATAATGCAGGTGTAGATGATTTTGGTTTGGGATTGCTTTTACATAAGAAACAAATTAAAAAAATGATTTCTTCGTATGTGGGTGAAAACGAAGAGTTTGAAAGACAAATGTTATCAGGTGAATTGGAAGTAGATTTAATTCCACAAGGAACTCTTGCTGAAAGATGTAGGGCGGGTGGTGCTGGAATTCCCGCTTTTTATACCCCGGCTGGATACGGAACAGAAGTAGCGGAAGGGAAAGAAGTACGTGTTTTTAATGATAAACCACACATCTTAGAAACTGCACTGACAGCAGATTATGCGATTGTGAAAGCTTGGAAAGGTGATACAGAAGGAAACTTAATATACAAAGGAACGGCAAGAAATTTCAATCCTGTGATGGCTATGGCAGGAAAGATTACAATTGCTGAGGTTGAGGAATTGGTGCCAGCAGGAGCTTTAGACCCTAATCAAATACATACACCTGGAATTTTTGTTCAACGCATTTTTCAAGGACAAAAATTTGAGAAACGTATCGAGCAAAGAACCGTTAGAAAGAGAAATTAG
- a CDS encoding riboflavin synthase, whose translation MFTGIIETLGTIQDIQKEGSNLHFTLSCAFVDELKIDQSVAHNGVCLTVIAIENNQYRVTAIDETLLKTNLKELKIGDNVNLERCMPANGRFDGHIVQGHVDTTAVCKNIQEKDGSWVFTFQYESDNITVEKGSITINGASLTVVDSKDKSFSVHIIPYTYEHTSFHQLNIGDSVNIEFDIIGKYVARLLKK comes from the coding sequence ATGTTCACAGGAATTATTGAAACACTAGGTACTATACAAGATATTCAAAAAGAAGGTAGCAATCTTCATTTTACACTATCATGTGCTTTTGTAGATGAACTTAAGATAGATCAAAGTGTGGCTCACAATGGCGTTTGTTTAACAGTGATTGCCATTGAGAATAATCAATACCGTGTTACCGCCATAGACGAAACGCTTTTAAAAACAAATCTAAAGGAATTAAAAATAGGAGACAACGTAAATCTAGAACGTTGCATGCCTGCTAATGGGAGATTTGATGGGCATATCGTACAAGGTCATGTAGACACAACAGCTGTATGCAAGAACATCCAAGAAAAGGATGGAAGTTGGGTATTTACTTTTCAGTACGAATCAGATAACATCACCGTCGAGAAAGGGTCAATTACAATAAATGGAGCTAGTTTGACTGTTGTAGATTCAAAAGATAAATCTTTTTCAGTACATATTATTCCTTACACCTATGAACACACTTCTTTTCATCAATTAAACATTGGAGACAGCGTAAATATAGAATTTGACATTATTGGAAAATATGTAGCCCGACTTCTTAAGAAATAG
- the panC gene encoding pantoate--beta-alanine ligase yields MLVFPLKIKELESFHTYFEVRNGLQSLYEQNKIIGFIPTMGALHEGHLSLVREAQKECDYVIVSIFVNPTQFNNTQDLALYPRQEAKDIALLESIGTDFVFIPTVEVIYPPNYQAPSIDLIGLDTVMEGEFRPGHFQGVVNVVSRLFDIVQPTIAYFGRKDFQQVSIIKHITKTLNQSVTIREIDTIRNQDGLALSSRNARLSEQELKDAVIISKVLKQGIQWARKFTPQEVLEYMVSEFNKSKLKLEYIQIVHPETLKEITHWVPGATACIASYCGDVRLIDNMELIPSN; encoded by the coding sequence TTGTTGGTTTTCCCCTTAAAAATTAAAGAATTGGAGAGCTTTCATACATATTTTGAGGTTCGAAACGGACTTCAATCATTATACGAGCAAAACAAGATTATTGGGTTTATCCCTACAATGGGAGCTTTACATGAAGGGCATCTTTCACTTGTCAGAGAAGCTCAAAAAGAATGTGACTATGTAATTGTCAGCATTTTTGTAAATCCGACACAATTTAACAACACACAAGACTTGGCTCTTTATCCTCGACAAGAAGCAAAAGACATTGCTTTATTAGAGTCTATAGGAACTGACTTTGTTTTTATCCCAACAGTTGAGGTTATTTATCCTCCCAATTACCAAGCACCTTCTATTGATCTTATTGGATTGGATACAGTAATGGAAGGTGAATTTAGACCAGGGCACTTCCAAGGAGTAGTAAATGTTGTATCTCGCCTTTTTGATATTGTTCAACCAACTATTGCCTATTTTGGGAGAAAAGATTTTCAACAAGTATCTATTATTAAGCATATAACAAAAACTCTGAACCAATCAGTTACGATAAGGGAAATAGATACTATTCGGAATCAAGATGGTTTAGCTTTGAGTAGTAGAAATGCACGATTGAGCGAACAAGAATTAAAAGATGCTGTTATTATTTCTAAAGTGTTAAAGCAAGGAATACAATGGGCACGCAAATTCACCCCTCAAGAAGTATTGGAATACATGGTAAGTGAATTTAATAAAAGTAAACTAAAATTAGAATACATACAAATTGTTCACCCTGAAACACTCAAAGAAATAACGCATTGGGTTCCTGGTGCAACAGCATGTATTGCATCTTATTGTGGAGATGTAAGACTTATTGATAACATGGAATTAATCCCTTCAAACTAA
- a CDS encoding glycogen/starch synthase: MEKKKVLFVSQEIYPFLPTSEISTATRKLTQGTQDNGKEIRVFTPRFGLINERRHQLHEVIRLSGMNLIVDDTDHPLIIKVASIPTARIQVYFIDNDEFFRRKGMYANEKGEEFKDNDERSMFFCRGVLEIVKKLGWKPDVIHCHGWMTALMPMYIKDVYKNDPHFDDVKVVYSLYEDGFNKNWDDTFESKLKFEGFNEEIISTLKSGDFFDLNRAAIEYSDGVIIGNPEVNGQLRKIFNETDKLKLDFESEEGHPKKVNEFFDRVLDEEAVIQ, from the coding sequence ATGGAGAAAAAGAAAGTCCTTTTTGTTTCGCAAGAAATATATCCCTTTTTACCGACATCGGAAATTTCAACGGCAACAAGAAAACTTACACAAGGAACTCAAGACAATGGAAAAGAAATTCGAGTTTTTACGCCTCGTTTTGGACTTATTAATGAACGCAGACATCAATTACATGAGGTAATCAGATTATCAGGAATGAATTTAATTGTAGATGATACAGATCACCCGTTGATTATTAAAGTAGCTTCTATACCAACAGCTCGCATTCAAGTATATTTTATCGATAATGATGAATTTTTTAGAAGAAAAGGAATGTACGCGAACGAAAAAGGAGAAGAATTTAAAGATAATGATGAGCGTTCTATGTTCTTTTGTCGTGGTGTTTTAGAAATTGTAAAGAAATTAGGTTGGAAGCCAGATGTGATACATTGCCATGGTTGGATGACTGCTTTAATGCCTATGTATATTAAAGATGTTTATAAGAATGACCCACATTTTGATGATGTTAAAGTTGTATATTCATTATATGAAGATGGATTTAACAAAAATTGGGATGATACATTTGAATCAAAACTTAAATTTGAAGGATTCAATGAAGAGATTATATCTACATTGAAGAGCGGCGACTTCTTTGATTTGAATAGAGCAGCGATTGAATACTCTGATGGTGTTATAATTGGTAATCCAGAAGTGAACGGTCAATTGCGTAAGATCTTTAATGAAACAGATAAATTAAAGCTAGATTTTGAATCAGAGGAAGGACACCCTAAAAAGGTAAATGAGTTTTTTGACAGAGTATTGGATGAAGAAGCAGTGATTCAATGA
- a CDS encoding DUF4270 domain-containing protein — protein sequence MYKFIEWRKTYLFFAAFFCLSVGITSCKKKVNPLGENVYPSDYIMGSIVVDTFDLLTYTVEEDSVASKDPEFNLLGSYNDPTFGMVEASFYTQLTLSGFSPDFGDLASKKIDSAVIAFQYGGYYGSVNKNQLFEIYELTESLSADSTYTRKSIVNVNPQNLVPTLNNEGYIKPNPLKPTVVGTDTLSPQLRIPIDTVFARNMLVLAENSVNDKDFLENFKGFYVKVNNASMMPGEGAILYLASTKSASKLTVYYSDAQGPNKFDFIITSKAVDFNHIDVDYTGTKMSQLLTDSTLGKKEYYAQAFTTRAKIDFPSLNNLPKDVFIHNATLEIPLSYYPAGDLYPSEQVNVVANLFKGDKKKYTLSTVTYSMTKKAYIIDLRTYVQNVLKGDIQNYGIYVSPKRFNTSVERIIFNGSNTLNKKKPKLKIVYTKL from the coding sequence ATGTATAAATTTATAGAGTGGCGAAAGACATACTTGTTTTTCGCTGCTTTTTTTTGTTTGAGCGTAGGAATAACTTCGTGTAAAAAGAAAGTAAATCCATTAGGAGAAAACGTGTACCCTTCAGATTACATCATGGGTTCAATCGTTGTTGATACCTTTGATTTGCTTACTTATACGGTTGAGGAAGATTCTGTTGCTTCTAAAGATCCAGAATTTAATTTATTGGGATCATATAATGACCCTACTTTTGGGATGGTTGAGGCAAGTTTTTATACACAACTAACACTTTCGGGATTCTCTCCTGATTTTGGTGATTTAGCCTCTAAAAAGATTGATTCGGCAGTTATTGCATTTCAGTATGGTGGTTACTATGGGTCTGTAAATAAGAACCAATTATTTGAAATATATGAATTGACTGAGAGTTTATCAGCAGATTCTACTTATACGCGCAAGTCTATTGTGAATGTAAACCCACAAAACTTAGTACCTACCTTAAATAATGAAGGTTATATTAAACCTAACCCATTAAAACCAACTGTGGTGGGTACAGATACTTTATCGCCTCAGTTGAGAATTCCAATTGATACCGTATTTGCTCGTAATATGCTTGTACTTGCTGAGAATTCTGTAAATGATAAGGATTTCTTAGAAAATTTTAAAGGGTTTTATGTAAAAGTTAATAATGCTTCAATGATGCCTGGGGAAGGCGCTATTTTATATTTAGCTTCAACTAAATCAGCATCAAAGTTGACTGTATATTATTCAGATGCGCAAGGACCTAATAAATTTGATTTTATTATTACAAGTAAGGCGGTCGATTTTAATCATATAGATGTTGATTATACAGGAACAAAAATGAGTCAGTTACTTACTGATAGCACTTTGGGTAAAAAGGAATACTATGCTCAAGCATTTACTACGAGAGCTAAAATAGATTTTCCTTCCTTAAATAATTTACCTAAAGATGTGTTTATTCATAATGCTACATTGGAGATTCCTTTATCGTATTATCCAGCAGGTGATTTATATCCAAGTGAACAGGTCAATGTGGTCGCTAATTTATTTAAAGGAGATAAAAAGAAATACACTCTATCAACAGTTACATATAGTATGACTAAAAAAGCATATATTATTGATTTAAGAACGTATGTGCAGAATGTTTTAAAAGGAGATATTCAGAATTATGGAATATATGTATCCCCTAAACGATTTAATACTTCAGTAGAGCGTATTATATTTAACGGATCAAATACACTAAATAAAAAGAAGCCTAAACTAAAAATAGTTTACACAAAACTTTAA